The following coding sequences lie in one bacterium genomic window:
- a CDS encoding four helix bundle protein produces the protein MRIDQFEDIIAWQKAKCLTEETYEHMRGVRDLGFKDQIQRAAVSVMNNIAEGFERRSNKEFKNFLFIAKGSCGEVRSMLYIADSLKYIDKKQIDLMSALSVEISKMLSGLIKTL, from the coding sequence ATGAGAATAGATCAATTTGAAGACATTATTGCTTGGCAAAAAGCAAAGTGCCTTACCGAAGAGACTTACGAACACATGAGAGGAGTGAGGGATTTAGGGTTTAAAGACCAGATCCAGAGAGCGGCGGTTTCTGTGATGAATAACATTGCAGAGGGATTTGAAAGAAGATCAAATAAAGAATTCAAAAACTTCTTATTTATCGCAAAAGGATCGTGCGGAGAAGTGCGTTCAATGTTATACATTGCAGACTCATTGAAATATATCGACAAAAAGCAAATCGATTTAATGTCTGCGCTTTCTGTCGAAATCTCCAAAATGCTCTCAGGATTGATAAAAACTCTCTAA